One Phycisphaera mikurensis NBRC 102666 DNA window includes the following coding sequences:
- a CDS encoding tetratricopeptide repeat protein — MAASVNKTFVAILVAVLVAVVGLAGGVYWKLYHRTADQLRVEGEKHLIEARRHAAEVDSLEGDAALQSYRRSGEEYEQATSLFGQAFTREPTNLEILQNYIDSLSQMHAPNRIRAQEFHQELLAKRKLAVELSGDQPERLDAYFESLMAMVPWAGEGVYQAVFREAEQRLATNPDDAISRKYRAIVGTHRLNESTDLTEQRAILDDVERALEESPDDPELHLAMARYQLFEAGRVELDDAAFDAAMQAAIEAIEAATPGASEDRTVLLGQNEARLRALRMLRTSAARAAGRGVAAARIEALTARADQLEAQLAEEIGRLEASIASDPTIDDLVRTADLLTAVDREAVVLEGDVASTGGLKRTEALVRRAIASEPLNVSYKVMLGNLLRLRQQHDEALTVYREADALEAVGPAEMMLRSDARRRQARFEIASIELIKAEAASDPAERERLLKGAEEAVDELVNAEQRTARVLLLEGKIALLRKQTTRAMQSLDRAVQMYADAGQPNVEAILLSARARQSEQQYGAAAERLEELLRAYPLERSPSTEQRIRRQLAEIYLASNRPQEAAGQVDRLAEIAAEDASVAALRGQVALQNNEPDKAAAVFEAAGLMGNPGIVRRLAQAYRANGRPEEATGLLSGFLDANPADPGVLAELMPALDEDARASRIAAAEAAGLAEETAMLLRGSSDPADRQRLVDSLAARDGGGIEEQLRRATLWERLEEPEKAAAAYDRARAIDPNHPRVLLEDLRIALEAGEIERARRLASTASEENLDLAGGRFIRGQVAAAQGDTGTAIVLYKEGLRERPIYDQGWKTLGDLHLREGDPNQAADAYSQATRQRPDNVGALLGLAESQRMRGREGAALAALREAVSVVPENAGVRERYLAYEIARGDAERALAFRRERAAQRPDDAGNQLALARLLVDRQRPAEAFEVLDALDAAGDVGVTRASAATRASLLAEVRGDDEGIASFRGYLAERGEAAEAADYSALGRLLAAAGEADEALAAYQRAAEMESPDDPRRAATRELGDYLFASGDPVAAAAVYRDLLASDALAPEDRQRIALRQAETLVRAGDAPAAEALLKDQEPTAESELLVAMIASGRGDAEAARASVERALQLNPESSAAYLQRALLPGADPQQALADAERAASLDPGDAAAGQLRTELLLRLGRREEATAALRERLDQNPGDVRARVRLAELRAADGERDDAERLIEAGRRLDPDNPVWDRFARQLAASSPDAATATAALEAMLAESGDPAVLARLARRHLDGGDDASALAALDGSPALVQESPELQAIRGRALAAGGDTEGARNVLRLAAERSRGIGELGGVLNEAAAVLDPEEAVTLAEAAPSTFDEASLELVQAAVLMNHQRWGATVALLEAPDAASRDAEGDLLARRDRSLATSLQSLGRAEEAKARYEALLAEQPEDVGALNNLAYLLAVDLDRPGEAVPLAERARDALSQGVPPVQRAAVLDTLGWAQHLAGDETAARATLEESLRLAPIPAAHLHLARVYRAIGLDTLADDQARRARSLASERGDAAVLEEVEAFEAAAG, encoded by the coding sequence ATGGCTGCCAGCGTCAACAAAACCTTCGTCGCCATCCTCGTCGCCGTGCTCGTCGCGGTGGTCGGCCTCGCCGGCGGCGTCTATTGGAAGCTGTACCACCGCACCGCCGACCAGCTGCGGGTGGAGGGCGAGAAGCACCTCATCGAGGCCCGGCGGCACGCCGCCGAGGTCGACAGCCTGGAGGGCGACGCGGCGCTGCAGAGCTACCGCCGGTCCGGCGAGGAGTACGAGCAGGCCACCAGCCTCTTCGGGCAGGCCTTCACCCGCGAACCGACGAACCTGGAGATCCTCCAGAACTACATCGACTCGCTGTCGCAGATGCACGCGCCCAACCGGATCCGCGCTCAGGAGTTCCATCAGGAGCTCCTGGCCAAGCGGAAGCTGGCGGTGGAGCTCAGCGGCGACCAGCCCGAGCGGCTCGACGCTTACTTCGAGAGCCTGATGGCGATGGTGCCCTGGGCCGGCGAGGGCGTCTACCAAGCCGTCTTCCGGGAGGCCGAGCAGCGGCTGGCGACCAACCCCGACGACGCGATCTCCCGCAAGTACCGCGCCATCGTCGGCACCCACCGGCTCAACGAGAGCACCGACCTCACCGAGCAGCGGGCCATCCTCGACGACGTGGAGCGGGCGCTGGAAGAGTCGCCCGACGACCCCGAGCTGCACCTGGCGATGGCGCGCTACCAGCTGTTCGAGGCCGGGCGGGTGGAGCTCGACGACGCCGCCTTCGACGCCGCGATGCAGGCGGCGATCGAGGCGATCGAGGCCGCCACGCCGGGCGCTTCGGAGGATCGGACCGTGCTGCTGGGGCAGAACGAGGCCCGCCTGCGGGCGCTGCGGATGCTGCGGACCTCGGCCGCACGCGCGGCCGGCCGCGGGGTCGCCGCGGCGCGGATCGAGGCGCTGACCGCCCGTGCCGACCAGCTGGAGGCCCAGCTCGCCGAGGAGATCGGGCGGCTGGAGGCCTCCATCGCGAGCGATCCGACCATCGACGACCTCGTGCGGACCGCCGACTTGCTGACGGCGGTGGACCGCGAAGCCGTCGTGCTCGAGGGCGACGTCGCCTCCACGGGCGGCCTCAAGCGGACCGAGGCGCTCGTGCGTCGGGCCATCGCGAGCGAGCCGCTGAACGTCTCCTACAAGGTGATGCTGGGCAACCTTCTGCGGCTGCGGCAGCAGCACGACGAGGCGCTGACCGTCTACCGCGAGGCGGACGCGCTCGAGGCCGTGGGCCCCGCGGAGATGATGCTCCGCTCGGACGCCCGCCGGCGCCAGGCCCGCTTCGAGATCGCGAGCATCGAGCTGATCAAGGCGGAGGCCGCCTCCGACCCCGCCGAGCGCGAGAGGCTGCTCAAGGGCGCCGAGGAAGCCGTCGACGAGCTGGTGAACGCCGAGCAGCGGACGGCGCGGGTCCTCCTGCTCGAGGGCAAGATCGCCCTTCTCCGCAAGCAGACCACGCGGGCGATGCAGAGCCTCGATCGCGCGGTGCAGATGTACGCCGACGCCGGCCAGCCCAACGTGGAGGCGATCCTGCTCTCCGCCCGCGCGCGGCAGAGCGAGCAGCAGTACGGGGCCGCCGCCGAGCGCCTCGAGGAGCTGCTCCGGGCCTACCCGCTGGAGCGGAGCCCCTCCACCGAGCAGCGGATCCGTCGCCAGCTGGCGGAGATCTACCTCGCCTCGAATCGACCCCAGGAGGCCGCGGGCCAGGTGGACCGCCTCGCCGAGATCGCCGCCGAGGACGCCTCGGTCGCGGCGCTGCGCGGACAGGTGGCGCTGCAGAACAACGAGCCCGACAAGGCGGCGGCGGTCTTCGAGGCCGCGGGCTTGATGGGCAACCCCGGCATCGTGCGCCGCCTGGCGCAGGCCTACCGCGCCAACGGTCGCCCGGAGGAGGCCACCGGCTTGCTCTCGGGCTTCCTCGACGCCAATCCCGCCGACCCCGGCGTGCTCGCGGAGTTGATGCCGGCGCTGGACGAGGACGCCCGCGCGTCCCGCATCGCCGCGGCCGAGGCCGCCGGGCTCGCCGAGGAGACGGCGATGCTGCTCCGCGGCAGCAGCGACCCCGCAGACCGCCAGCGGCTCGTCGACTCCCTCGCGGCGCGGGACGGCGGCGGGATCGAGGAGCAGCTCCGCCGGGCCACCCTGTGGGAGCGGCTCGAGGAGCCGGAGAAGGCCGCGGCGGCCTACGACCGCGCCCGCGCGATCGATCCGAACCACCCGCGGGTCCTCCTGGAGGACCTGCGGATCGCGCTGGAGGCGGGAGAGATCGAACGGGCCCGCCGGCTGGCCAGCACCGCGAGCGAGGAGAACCTCGACCTCGCCGGCGGCCGCTTCATCCGCGGCCAGGTGGCGGCGGCCCAGGGCGACACCGGCACCGCGATCGTTCTCTACAAGGAGGGCCTGCGGGAGCGACCGATCTACGACCAGGGTTGGAAGACGCTCGGCGACCTGCACCTCCGCGAGGGCGACCCCAACCAGGCCGCCGACGCGTACAGCCAGGCGACGCGCCAGCGGCCCGACAACGTCGGGGCGCTGCTGGGGCTCGCCGAGTCCCAGCGGATGCGTGGCCGCGAGGGCGCCGCGCTCGCGGCGCTGCGTGAGGCCGTGTCCGTGGTGCCCGAGAACGCCGGCGTGCGGGAGCGCTACCTCGCCTACGAGATCGCCCGCGGCGACGCGGAGCGGGCCCTGGCCTTCCGCCGGGAGCGGGCGGCTCAGCGTCCCGACGACGCCGGCAACCAGCTCGCGCTGGCACGGCTGCTCGTCGATCGGCAGCGGCCAGCGGAAGCCTTCGAGGTGCTCGACGCACTCGATGCCGCGGGCGACGTCGGCGTCACCCGCGCGTCGGCCGCGACCCGCGCCTCGCTGCTGGCGGAGGTCCGGGGCGACGACGAGGGCATCGCCTCGTTCCGCGGCTACCTCGCGGAGCGTGGCGAGGCGGCCGAAGCCGCGGACTACAGCGCCCTCGGGCGGCTGCTGGCCGCGGCCGGCGAGGCGGACGAGGCGCTCGCGGCCTACCAACGAGCCGCCGAGATGGAATCGCCCGACGACCCCCGCCGCGCCGCCACCCGCGAGCTCGGCGACTACCTCTTCGCAAGCGGCGACCCGGTGGCGGCCGCCGCCGTGTACCGCGACCTGCTCGCCTCGGACGCGCTCGCGCCCGAGGACCGCCAGCGGATCGCGCTGCGGCAGGCCGAGACCCTGGTCCGCGCCGGGGACGCGCCGGCGGCCGAGGCGCTGCTGAAGGACCAGGAACCCACCGCCGAGAGCGAGCTGCTCGTCGCGATGATCGCCAGCGGCCGCGGCGACGCGGAGGCGGCGAGGGCCTCGGTGGAGCGTGCGCTCCAGCTCAACCCCGAGTCGTCGGCCGCGTACCTGCAGCGGGCACTCCTGCCCGGCGCGGATCCGCAGCAGGCGCTTGCCGACGCGGAGCGTGCCGCGAGCCTCGACCCCGGCGACGCGGCCGCCGGGCAGCTGCGGACCGAGCTTCTCCTCCGGCTGGGGCGGCGCGAAGAGGCCACCGCGGCGCTGCGTGAGCGGCTCGACCAGAACCCCGGCGACGTCCGCGCCCGCGTCCGGCTCGCGGAGCTGCGCGCCGCCGACGGCGAGCGCGACGACGCGGAGCGGCTGATCGAGGCGGGCCGACGCCTGGACCCCGACAACCCGGTCTGGGACCGCTTCGCTCGGCAGCTCGCGGCGTCCTCGCCGGATGCCGCGACCGCCACCGCGGCGTTGGAGGCGATGCTGGCCGAGAGCGGCGACCCCGCGGTGCTCGCGCGCCTCGCCCGCCGCCACCTCGACGGAGGCGACGACGCCTCGGCGCTCGCGGCCTTGGACGGGTCCCCCGCCCTCGTGCAGGAGAGCCCGGAGCTGCAGGCGATCCGCGGCCGCGCCCTGGCCGCCGGTGGAGACACCGAGGGAGCCCGCAACGTGCTCCGCCTCGCGGCGGAGCGGAGCCGGGGGATCGGGGAGCTGGGCGGCGTGCTCAACGAGGCCGCGGCCGTTCTCGATCCAGAAGAGGCCGTGACGCTCGCCGAGGCCGCACCGAGCACCTTCGACGAGGCCTCGCTGGAGCTGGTGCAGGCCGCCGTGCTGATGAACCATCAGCGCTGGGGTGCCACCGTGGCGCTGCTGGAAGCCCCCGATGCCGCCAGCCGCGACGCCGAGGGCGACCTGCTGGCGCGGCGGGACCGCTCGCTCGCCACCTCGCTGCAGAGCCTCGGCCGCGCGGAGGAGGCCAAGGCACGGTACGAGGCGCTCCTCGCGGAGCAGCCCGAGGACGTCGGGGCGCTGAACAACCTCGCGTACCTGCTCGCCGTCGACCTCGACCGCCCGGGCGAGGCGGTGCCCCTCGCGGAGCGTGCGCGGGACGCTTTGTCCCAGGGCGTCCCGCCGGTGCAGCGGGCGGCGGTGCTGGACACGCTGGGCTGGGCGCAGCACCTCGCGGGCGACGAGACCGCCGCCCGCGCGACGCTCGAGGAGAGCCTGCGCCTCGCGCCGATCCCCGCGGCACACCTCCACCTCGCCCGCGTCTACCGGGCGATCGGGCTCGACACGCTCGCCGACGACCAGGCCCGGCGGGCGCGCTCGCTCGCGAGCGAGCGGGGCGACGCGGCGGTCCTCGAGGAGGTCGAGGCTTTCGAGGCCGCCGCGGGTTGA
- a CDS encoding polysaccharide biosynthesis tyrosine autokinase encodes MTANPLSTIPPIGPTTGMTAPPMSAKFKPVDPVRLLRQHLLLLVIAGLLGGIVGGGLWYVWRTYAPLYGSKAQLLVTGTPRDATQIVQFGTSSSELSEIENFIKNQLPVLSSDDLLRSAVNNPQVKQTTWYKQFGGDVQRAAEALQEDHFTASADRGSSLINLQVNMSLPADAQQVLGGIIEAYLTKRQIDQANLSALSAQAMTRDLRSAEDEIQQLEMAYQNFIRDNDLATVQNQNSEVAMEYSALTTRRLELELELNAAMGSTAAMMQAEAEDPDRAMSENEEAALRLYPSVASREEQLKQLQEEINVQAGLGRGEQHAIQRSLAQRVEAVERELAATMANELRKYRATQLALAEQAVEGLKATAAEIEGKARVAHERMKDYSRKLTQVAEIQSNLELARANRADAQSDLRDRRIFNAREDITRVQRQTNPTRAELVSPKPLVVIPGVTMLFLGLTGGLLFAREMLDQRVKSPADLKMLPDVALLGVLPDAAEDPSGEKSVERAVELAPAGLMAEAYRQVRTSLLAKMDRRGYKTLLVVGGQPESGASSVAQNLAASLAYNGRRVLVLDVNFRRPRQHELAGIANFHGLVNVLEEDAPWAAAVHQVEDMSLYVLPTGEASEAHPEMLEGQAFRGLLGELETEYDLVVIDAPPALLTSDSQLLAKQVDAIAIVVRASRDPRGMVERMLRRLDGQRADVLGVILNGVRSAAGGYFRKSYQEFYDYRENDKKRPAGADRRSRKPVAAAAAAAGPAAHDGDLRPEPADDDLHGVMTAEEREGLSSPAAALSFPPPETEDEPGIEDSFEIGLDDPPKRD; translated from the coding sequence ATGACCGCCAACCCCCTCTCGACGATCCCGCCGATCGGGCCGACCACCGGCATGACCGCCCCGCCGATGTCGGCGAAGTTCAAGCCGGTCGACCCGGTCCGGCTGCTCCGCCAGCACCTCCTGTTGCTCGTCATCGCCGGGCTCTTGGGCGGCATCGTCGGCGGCGGCCTGTGGTACGTCTGGCGGACGTACGCGCCGCTGTACGGCAGCAAGGCCCAGCTGCTGGTCACCGGCACGCCGCGCGACGCGACGCAGATCGTGCAGTTCGGGACCAGCTCCAGCGAGCTGTCCGAGATCGAGAACTTCATCAAGAACCAGCTGCCGGTGCTCAGCTCCGACGACCTGCTGCGCAGCGCCGTCAACAACCCGCAGGTCAAGCAGACCACCTGGTACAAGCAGTTCGGCGGCGACGTGCAGCGGGCCGCGGAAGCCCTCCAGGAGGACCACTTCACGGCGAGCGCCGACCGCGGCTCCTCGCTGATCAACCTCCAGGTCAACATGTCGCTGCCGGCGGACGCGCAGCAGGTGCTCGGCGGGATCATCGAGGCCTACCTGACCAAGCGGCAGATCGATCAGGCGAACCTCTCGGCGCTCTCGGCGCAGGCGATGACCCGCGACCTGCGGTCGGCCGAGGACGAGATCCAGCAGCTGGAGATGGCTTACCAGAACTTCATCCGCGACAACGACCTGGCGACGGTGCAGAACCAGAACTCGGAGGTCGCGATGGAGTACAGCGCGTTGACGACCCGCCGGCTCGAGCTCGAGCTCGAGCTCAACGCGGCCATGGGCTCCACCGCCGCGATGATGCAGGCGGAGGCGGAGGACCCGGACCGCGCGATGAGCGAGAACGAGGAGGCGGCGCTGCGGCTGTACCCCTCCGTCGCGAGCCGGGAGGAACAGCTCAAGCAGCTCCAGGAGGAGATCAACGTGCAGGCGGGGCTGGGCCGCGGCGAGCAGCACGCCATCCAGCGGAGCCTCGCCCAGCGGGTCGAGGCCGTGGAGCGGGAGCTGGCCGCCACGATGGCCAACGAGCTGCGGAAGTACCGGGCGACCCAGCTCGCCCTCGCCGAGCAAGCGGTGGAGGGTCTGAAGGCGACGGCCGCCGAGATCGAGGGCAAGGCCCGCGTGGCCCACGAGCGGATGAAGGACTACAGCCGGAAGCTGACGCAGGTTGCCGAGATCCAGAGCAACCTGGAGCTGGCGCGGGCCAACCGGGCGGACGCGCAATCGGACCTCCGGGACCGCCGCATCTTCAACGCCCGCGAGGACATCACCCGCGTCCAGCGGCAGACCAACCCCACGCGGGCGGAACTCGTGTCGCCCAAGCCTCTCGTGGTCATCCCCGGCGTCACCATGCTCTTCCTGGGCCTCACCGGAGGCCTGCTGTTCGCCCGCGAGATGCTCGACCAGCGGGTGAAGAGCCCGGCGGACCTGAAGATGCTGCCCGACGTCGCGCTGCTGGGCGTGCTCCCCGACGCCGCCGAGGACCCCTCCGGCGAGAAGTCGGTGGAGCGTGCCGTGGAGCTCGCCCCCGCCGGGCTGATGGCCGAGGCGTACCGCCAGGTCCGCACCTCGCTGCTCGCGAAGATGGACCGACGCGGCTACAAGACGCTGCTGGTCGTGGGCGGCCAGCCCGAGAGCGGGGCTTCCTCGGTGGCCCAGAACCTTGCCGCTTCGCTGGCTTACAACGGCCGCCGCGTGCTGGTGCTCGACGTGAACTTCCGGCGCCCGCGGCAGCACGAGCTCGCCGGCATCGCCAACTTCCACGGGCTCGTCAACGTCCTCGAGGAGGACGCGCCCTGGGCCGCCGCGGTGCACCAGGTCGAGGACATGTCGCTGTACGTGCTGCCCACCGGCGAGGCGAGCGAAGCCCACCCCGAGATGCTCGAGGGCCAGGCCTTCCGCGGCCTGCTCGGCGAACTGGAGACCGAGTACGACCTGGTCGTCATCGACGCGCCGCCGGCGCTCTTGACCTCGGACAGCCAGCTGCTCGCGAAGCAGGTCGATGCGATCGCCATCGTGGTCCGCGCCAGCCGCGACCCGCGCGGCATGGTCGAGCGGATGCTCCGCCGGCTCGACGGCCAGCGGGCCGACGTGCTCGGGGTGATCCTCAACGGCGTCAGGTCGGCGGCGGGCGGCTACTTCCGCAAGTCGTACCAGGAGTTCTACGACTACCGCGAGAACGACAAGAAGCGGCCCGCCGGCGCCGACCGCCGGAGCCGCAAGCCGGTGGCCGCGGCGGCCGCGGCGGCCGGACCGGCCGCCCACGACGGGGACCTCAGGCCCGAGCCCGCCGACGACGACCTGCACGGCGTGATGACCGCCGAAGAGCGGGAGGGGCTCTCCTCGCCGGCGGCCGCGCTCAGCTTCCCGCCGCCAGAGACCGAAGACGAGCCGGGCATCGAGGATTCCTTCGAGATCGGGCTCGACGACCCGCCGAAGCGGGATTGA
- a CDS encoding NAD-dependent epimerase/dehydratase family protein, whose translation MPEPRHLLVTGAAGFIGSHLVRRLLAAGHRVTGLDDLSTGSAENLAELPGGARFRLHEGDAATLLRSAALEGTIDGVFHLAASVGVARVVDAPSASAENNLDQSRAVLRFARERGAALLLASSSEVYGKCPALPCREAADLCFGPPTASRWSYGLAKALDEHLALDAARSGGGRVIIARLFNAIGPGQLGRYGMVVPRFVTAAAAGGELEVYGDGSQARCFCDVRDTAAALERLLLGPAPAHEIFNVGGDEPVTIAALAERVQRRARALGLPGGTIVHRPYEEVYGAGFEEPRRRVPDLGRVRAAGWAPRIGLDQTLDALLRPLAAARSAGGTIQAVGVPA comes from the coding sequence GTGCCTGAACCCCGCCACCTCCTCGTCACCGGCGCCGCCGGCTTCATCGGCTCGCACCTGGTGCGGCGGCTGCTTGCCGCGGGGCATCGGGTCACCGGCCTGGACGACCTCTCCACGGGCTCGGCCGAGAACCTCGCGGAGCTTCCCGGCGGCGCACGCTTCCGGCTGCACGAGGGCGACGCCGCGACGCTGCTGCGGTCCGCCGCGTTGGAAGGCACGATCGACGGCGTCTTCCACCTCGCCGCGTCGGTGGGGGTGGCGCGGGTGGTCGACGCCCCCTCCGCGTCCGCCGAGAACAACCTCGACCAGAGCCGCGCCGTGCTGCGCTTCGCCCGGGAGCGGGGAGCGGCGCTCCTGCTGGCCTCCAGCTCGGAGGTCTACGGCAAGTGCCCGGCGTTGCCGTGCCGCGAGGCCGCCGACCTCTGCTTCGGCCCCCCCACCGCCAGCCGCTGGAGCTACGGCCTCGCCAAGGCGCTCGATGAGCACCTCGCCCTCGACGCCGCGCGAAGCGGCGGCGGTCGCGTGATCATCGCGCGTCTTTTCAACGCCATCGGCCCCGGCCAGCTCGGCCGCTACGGAATGGTGGTGCCCCGGTTCGTGACGGCCGCGGCCGCAGGCGGCGAGCTGGAGGTCTACGGCGACGGCTCGCAGGCCCGCTGCTTCTGCGACGTGCGCGACACCGCCGCGGCGTTGGAGCGGCTCCTGCTCGGCCCGGCGCCGGCCCATGAGATCTTCAACGTCGGCGGCGACGAGCCGGTGACGATCGCGGCGCTCGCGGAGCGGGTGCAGCGGCGGGCGCGGGCCCTGGGCCTCCCAGGCGGCACCATCGTCCACCGGCCTTACGAAGAGGTGTACGGCGCCGGCTTCGAGGAACCGCGGCGGCGTGTGCCTGACCTCGGACGCGTCCGGGCGGCGGGTTGGGCGCCGCGGATCGGCCTCGACCAGACGCTCGATGCGCTGCTGCGGCCGCTGGCGGCGGCGCGGTCCGCGGGTGGAACGATTCAAGCGGTGGGGGTGCCCGCTTGA
- a CDS encoding glycosyltransferase family 4 protein, with protein sequence MSEPLGLLDVLSPYVGVLVVAFLVTVVVTPWLRGLAVTHGIVDVPDLQRKNHALPVAYLGGVAIFLGFSIAAIAVTAFPAIGGFGQVREGRPPIPFPLSILAGAAVITITGLFDDVGTIRARVKVGGQLFAAAALAYENIGVHLAENAFGVIGLPWRELNAFSLFGSPLGDSLVYAGGTFLIAVMVLGACNSVNLLDGLDGLAAGVVAVAMTGFLVLSLIVASRAADPSGVLLLHLWDPVRIIMCLATIGAILGFLPYNFRPASIFMGDAGSLLLGYLAATSILLFSDTGAQSLLLVTAALIVFAVPITDTSLAIIRRKLRGMPLFAPDNQHIHHLLRQSGLSVRQSVLVMYAAGVGFALLGVGMVAAELQWRYILVVFCVLYGSIMATAFKYGSLQHSLDLQRKAAASDPIALPAGPAAAGASAAAPPPGGAPAPAAEAALPEA encoded by the coding sequence ATGAGTGAGCCGCTGGGCCTGCTGGACGTGCTGTCGCCGTACGTCGGCGTGCTCGTCGTCGCCTTCCTGGTCACGGTCGTGGTGACCCCGTGGCTGCGCGGCCTCGCAGTGACTCACGGCATCGTCGACGTGCCCGATCTGCAGCGGAAGAACCACGCGCTGCCGGTGGCCTACCTCGGCGGGGTCGCCATCTTCCTGGGCTTCTCCATCGCCGCGATCGCGGTGACCGCCTTCCCGGCGATCGGCGGCTTCGGCCAGGTGCGGGAGGGACGACCGCCGATCCCCTTCCCGCTCTCGATCCTCGCCGGGGCCGCCGTCATCACGATCACCGGCCTCTTCGACGACGTCGGGACCATCCGCGCCCGCGTAAAAGTCGGCGGGCAGCTCTTCGCCGCCGCCGCCCTCGCCTACGAGAACATCGGCGTTCACCTCGCCGAGAACGCCTTCGGAGTCATCGGCCTGCCCTGGCGGGAGCTCAACGCTTTCAGCCTCTTCGGCAGCCCCCTCGGCGACAGCCTCGTCTACGCCGGCGGGACCTTCCTCATCGCGGTGATGGTGCTGGGGGCCTGCAACTCGGTGAACCTGCTCGACGGGCTCGACGGGCTCGCCGCGGGGGTGGTCGCGGTGGCGATGACCGGCTTCCTCGTGCTCTCGCTGATCGTCGCTTCCCGCGCGGCCGATCCCAGCGGCGTGCTGCTGCTGCACCTCTGGGACCCCGTGCGGATCATCATGTGCCTCGCCACGATCGGGGCGATCCTGGGCTTCCTCCCGTACAACTTCCGCCCGGCGAGCATCTTCATGGGCGACGCGGGCTCGCTGCTGCTCGGGTACCTGGCCGCGACCAGCATCCTGCTGTTCTCCGACACCGGCGCGCAGTCGCTGCTGCTCGTGACCGCGGCGCTGATCGTGTTCGCCGTTCCGATCACCGACACCTCGCTGGCGATCATCCGCCGCAAGCTCCGCGGGATGCCGCTCTTCGCACCCGACAACCAGCACATCCACCACCTGCTGCGGCAGAGCGGCCTGTCGGTCCGCCAGTCGGTCCTGGTGATGTACGCCGCGGGCGTCGGCTTCGCGTTGCTCGGCGTCGGCATGGTGGCGGCCGAGCTGCAGTGGCGCTACATCCTGGTGGTGTTCTGCGTGCTCTACGGCAGCATCATGGCGACGGCGTTCAAGTACGGCAGCCTCCAGCACAGCCTCGACCTGCAGCGCAAAGCCGCCGCCTCGGACCCGATCGCTCTGCCGGCCGGCCCCGCTGCGGCGGGCGCGAGCGCGGCCGCCCCGCCGCCGGGTGGCGCCCCGGCGCCCGCCGCGGAGGCGGCGCTGCCGGAGGCCTGA
- the rpsT gene encoding 30S ribosomal protein S20 — MANSASAKKRIRQNVKSRARNRWRKAGYRTEIKAYDELILHGSVEDARAKLDSLYKRLDQVASTPALHKNTASRLKSRLAARLNAKQENAAS; from the coding sequence ATGGCCAACTCCGCCTCCGCCAAGAAGCGCATCCGCCAGAACGTCAAGTCCCGCGCCCGCAACCGCTGGCGCAAGGCCGGCTACCGCACGGAGATCAAGGCCTACGACGAGCTGATCCTTCACGGCAGCGTCGAGGACGCCCGAGCGAAGCTCGACAGCCTCTACAAGCGGCTCGACCAGGTCGCTTCGACCCCGGCCCTGCACAAGAACACCGCCTCGCGTCTGAAGTCGCGGCTCGCCGCCCGGCTCAACGCCAAGCAGGAAAACGCGGCCTCGTGA
- the frr gene encoding ribosome recycling factor yields MDPDETMLEAEEAMEKGVEYLRHELRGIRTGRASAGLVEFVKVDAYGATSDLRSLAMITVPEPTQILIKPFDPSTAKEIAKGIERAGLGLNPMVDGKTVRLSVPPLSGDRRKQLSASVKAMGEQAKITIRNARRDANKALDQMEKSDDVSLSEDQVKGYKDDVQELVKRHEGQVETLVSEKIEDISTV; encoded by the coding sequence ATGGACCCCGACGAAACGATGCTGGAGGCCGAAGAGGCCATGGAGAAGGGCGTGGAGTACCTCCGGCACGAGCTGCGTGGCATCCGCACGGGGCGGGCCTCGGCGGGCCTGGTGGAATTCGTGAAGGTCGACGCCTACGGCGCGACCTCCGACCTGCGCTCGCTCGCGATGATCACGGTGCCCGAGCCGACGCAGATCCTCATCAAGCCCTTCGATCCCTCGACGGCGAAGGAGATCGCCAAGGGCATCGAGCGTGCCGGCCTGGGCTTGAACCCGATGGTCGACGGCAAGACCGTCCGGCTCTCGGTTCCCCCGCTCTCGGGCGACCGGCGCAAGCAGCTCTCGGCGTCGGTCAAGGCCATGGGCGAGCAGGCGAAGATCACGATCCGCAACGCCCGGCGCGACGCCAACAAGGCGCTCGACCAGATGGAGAAGAGCGACGACGTCAGCCTCTCCGAGGACCAGGTCAAGGGCTACAAGGACGACGTGCAGGAGCTCGTGAAGCGGCACGAGGGGCAGGTCGAGACGCTCGTGAGCGAGAAGATCGAGGACATCAGCACGGTCTGA